TTGCGGTACTCGGTGAGCTGCGCCTGCGTCACGGTGAGGAGCGACTCGGCGACGGCGAGCTGGTTCATGACGAACTGGCGGCGCAGCCGCGCCTGCTCGCGCGACCTGCGGCTGCTGAACTGCTTGTAGTACTCCGCCGTGGTGTTGGCGACCTTCTTGGGGATGATGGAGTCGTAGCCGTTGACGACCACGTCCACCACGTTGGTCCCCTCGCGCGAGGCCGGGCGCACGGCGTCGATGAGCACGTCCACCGCGTCGTCGCGCGAGATCACGTGCAGCGTCAGGTGGTCCCGGTCGCCGGGGCGGGCGGGGACCGTGAAGCGGATCCCGTCGATCTCCAGGGGCTCGCCGTATGGAGCCGTGACCTCCTGCCCCGCCTTGCGGACCGTCACCCCGCGCTCGGCGAAGGAAAGTCCCAGGGTGTCGGGGCGGGCGTCCGCGGGGACGTGGACCTGGTCCACGATCCCGGTGGGCTCGAACGAGTCGTGCACGAGCCCCGGCACGACGCGCTGCAGCCGCAGGCCGAGGGAGTCCACCACCTCGCCGAGCAGGATGCGGCTCCGCATCACCTGGAGCTGGGACTGGATGTTGCTCCCGCCGCCGCCCAGCGACGCCGCGAGCCCGGCCAGCCCACCCCCCAGCGAGGGGCCGCTCTTCTCGTCGGCGAGCTGCAGCACCGCGCGGGACGTGTACATCCGCTCGGTGTTGGTGACCGCGTAGTACGCGATCCCCAGGCCCACGAGGCCCACGAGGACCACCAGCCAGAGCTGCCGGCGCAGGGCGCCCGCGTACTTCCGGAGCGGCGTCTCCTCCATCTCGGGCGGGGGAGCGGGGATCCCGTTCCGCGGGGGATGTCCTCCCCCGTTCGGAGCAGGGAGCATCCCGCCGGAGGGCGTCAGGTACTCGGACATTTCGATTTACCGCCTATTTGTTGCTTGACGCGGGGTCGTCGTCACGCAGGATCTGCGTCAGGATCACGTACGCGGAGAGCACGGTGCCGACCGTCTGCACCACGCGGATCGCGGGGTCCAGGTAGGTGCGCGAGAACGACGGGCGCTCCTCGATCACGACCTGGTCGCCGGAGCGGATCGGCTGCTGCAGGATCTCGGTGGCGGCGGGGTCGGCGAGGTTCACCACCGTCTGCCTCCCGTCGCGCACGAAGCGGAGCCGGTAGCGGCGGTCCGGTGCCGTGCTCCCTCCCGCGCGGGAGATCGCCTGGGCGACGCTCACCTCCGGGAGGAAGAACTGGTTCTGCTCACGGACGTGCCCGCCCACGAAGACCCGGTACTCGGGGCCGAACGAGAACATGGGGTCCGCGTCGAAGCGCCGCAGCGCCTCGCGGACCCGCGCCTCGGCCACTCCCTGCGGCACTCCGGCCACCCGGACGCCGCGGAAGACCGGGTGCAGGAGGGTGCTGTCGGGCGCCACGGTGAAGGTGCCACTCATCTCCCGGTTCCGGTACACCTCGATCGCCACGCGGTCGCCCGGACGGAGCACCGGCTCGCCGCCGGTGCCGGCCTGCGCGGAGAGCGAGACGGGGGCGAGGCCGGCGAGGAGCAGCAGGGTGAGCAGTGCTCGACTCATCACAACGCGGGAGCGGGCCGGAACGGCGCAGGCAAGGCGGACGCCCGGGCGCGCCCGGGGCGAACAAAGACTTTGAACATAGCACACTTGCGCGGAATGGTCCATCCTCCTAGCCCCCCGCGGGTCAGGCTCCGCCCAGCAGGGCGAGGTCGGGGCGCGCGGGCTCGCCGGCCGTCAGGGTCCGGGCCGCAGCGGAGCCGTCGAGCACCTCGCGGTAGAGCCGGAGCATGCGCTCCGTCATCACTTCCTGGCTGAACTCCTCCCGCACGCGCGTGCGCCCCGCGCGCCCGAGGCGGGCACGCAGGTCCGGGTCGTCCAGGAGGCGGTTGACCGCCGCGGCGAGCGCGGCCGGGTCTGCCGGGGGAACGGTGAGCCCCGTCTCCCCGTCGCGGGACACGTACGGCACACCCGAGTCGAGGCTCGTGTTCACCACCGGCGTGCCGCACGCCATGGCCTCGATCTGCACGATCCCGAACGCCTCGCTCCGGGCCACCGACGCGAGGACGAAGACGTCCGCGGCGTGGTAGAAGCCCGCGGTGTCGTCCACCTTTCCGAGCAGGAAGACGCGGTCCCGGAGCCCCAGGTCACGGATCCGTGCCTCCAGCGCCCCCCGGAGCGGACCGTCGCCCACGATGAGGAGCGTGCCGTCCACCTCCCGCATGGCCTCGATCAGGTGCTCGAACCCCTTGTAGTAGACGAGCCGGCCGACGCTCACCACCAGTCGCGGGCCGTACCGGGCGCGGACGCGCTCGGCCTCCTCGGCCCCCCGCCCGAACTCCTCCACCGGCATCCCGTAGGGGATCACCCTGCAGCGGTCCCGGTAGCGCGAGAGCACCGCGGAGCTGCGTACGTAGTTGGGGGTCGCGGAGATGATCGCGTCGCAGCGGTCGAGCAGCCGGTCCTGGATGGGCTGGAACGCCGCGTCGAGGACGCGCTGGCGCACCACGTCGCTGTGGTAGCTGGCCACCAGCCGCCCGCGGCGCCCGCTCGCCAGGTACGCCAGGACCGCGGCCGGGTTGGGGAGGTGCAGGTGGACGATGTCCGCGTCGGACTCGCGGATCTTCCGCACCATACCGGGGCACACCGGCGCGCCGGCCAGGGTGCAGGCGGTGCCGATGCGCGTCACGTCGATCCCGTCCACCCGCTCGACCCGGTCGCGCCGGTCCGGGCTGGCGACGACCACCTCCAGCTCCACCTCGCGCCGCAGCTCCCGGCAGAGGACCTCCAGGTGCGTCTCGATGCCCCCGCGGTACGGAGGGTAGTACTTCCCCACGTGGAGCACCCGCATTCGGCGGGCGCCGGGGCCGGACGGATTCACGGAGCTCACTGCTCAAGCACTCCCTGGTAAACGCTGACCATCTTCCCGGCGTACTCGCGCCAGGTGAACCGTTCCGCCCGCGCGAGCCCGGCGGCGCGGCGCGCCTCCCACGCGGCCGGGTCGGAGCGGCGCTCGGAGAGGAGGTCGACCACGGCGTCGGACCAGCCCGCCACGTCGCCGACCGACTGGTACTCCGCCGCGTCGCCGCCGACCTCCTTCAGCACCGGGAGGTCGCTGGCGACCACGGGTGTGCCGCAGGTCATCGCCTCCAGCACCG
This portion of the Longimicrobiaceae bacterium genome encodes:
- a CDS encoding polysaccharide biosynthesis/export family protein encodes the protein MSRALLTLLLLAGLAPVSLSAQAGTGGEPVLRPGDRVAIEVYRNREMSGTFTVAPDSTLLHPVFRGVRVAGVPQGVAEARVREALRRFDADPMFSFGPEYRVFVGGHVREQNQFFLPEVSVAQAISRAGGSTAPDRRYRLRFVRDGRQTVVNLADPAATEILQQPIRSGDQVVIEERPSFSRTYLDPAIRVVQTVGTVLSAYVILTQILRDDDPASSNK
- a CDS encoding glycosyltransferase encodes the protein MRVLHVGKYYPPYRGGIETHLEVLCRELRREVELEVVVASPDRRDRVERVDGIDVTRIGTACTLAGAPVCPGMVRKIRESDADIVHLHLPNPAAVLAYLASGRRGRLVASYHSDVVRQRVLDAAFQPIQDRLLDRCDAIISATPNYVRSSAVLSRYRDRCRVIPYGMPVEEFGRGAEEAERVRARYGPRLVVSVGRLVYYKGFEHLIEAMREVDGTLLIVGDGPLRGALEARIRDLGLRDRVFLLGKVDDTAGFYHAADVFVLASVARSEAFGIVQIEAMACGTPVVNTSLDSGVPYVSRDGETGLTVPPADPAALAAAVNRLLDDPDLRARLGRAGRTRVREEFSQEVMTERMLRLYREVLDGSAAARTLTAGEPARPDLALLGGA